Sequence from the Salvelinus namaycush isolate Seneca chromosome 24, SaNama_1.0, whole genome shotgun sequence genome:
AATTTTATTATTACTACTGTATCTACATTCTTAACtaaaacagatttttatttttttaatatagaAAAAGCCATAATAGGGAAAAGCACGACAGGGGGAAGCTTTTCGGCATAACACCGGTTTGTTATGAAACACTGCTTGACTGACATGTCCTGGATTGTAGCTATACTAACTTTGACATTGACTATGTTGTTTGTGTTAACAGTCGTGGAAAAGAAAGAAGGCAAAACAACAATAGTAAGTGACAAGCTTGCTAACCTGTTGGTTCATCATTGTACACTGTTTGAGTGGCGATGTGTTCTCTTACTTTAGCTATGTTGTGGATTACTGCATTTGAGTCAATACTAGTCAATACGGTATCCACACACTTCAGGATATAAAGTATAATACAAGCTCTATACCATTGTGTTAAGTATGAACACTTATCTAGATGGCTAGTAAATGTGACATTTACAGTAGATTGATGGAAGTATTTGTGCTGTGCTTATTTATTAATTGACCAGCATTGCATTATTTTCTCAGATTGAGGGAACAACTGAGGATACCCCAAGCAGACCACAGCCACCCAACGCCACAGCCCAGTGCCCCATCTATCGATGGAACCTGCAGAACAAATACAACTATACAGTAAGTGTTTCAATGATACCTGACTGCATACTTACTGCCTCTCGACTGTTCTGCCAGAATAACAGAGTGAGAGGAACAGTGCTGGTCCACACTCACATCTGCCATGTCTCATGCATTTTATGTCAATATGTGCGCCTGTTCTATGAGCGCAGACGTACAGTAATTCCCTGTGTTTGTATTTGTTAGGATGTCCTGTTGCTGAGTCAGTTCATCAGGTCTGATGGAGGAATGCTGCCTCGTAGAGTCACTGGTCTCTGTGCCCAGGAGCACCGCAAGATCGCCATCTGTGTGCAGATGGCTCACAGAGCAGGTACGATGCTGTGTGTCTGCTCTGGATGCACAACTATTGTGAAATGTATTATCTTCAAAGTGGTAAAAGTACTCTCTCTTTTCTACTCCAGGTCTGCTCCCAGATCACAAACCAACACTACCAGAGGGTCACATCCCAAAGAAGCCCAAGCCACAGCTCAACAGGTAACGAGTGTGTTTGACCCCATCAGTATCTACCCTCTCACACCTGTATTGTTTCTTGTTAGACCTCTCATTACATTACCTTTCAACTAACTCTTGTGCATCCTCTCTCTGACTAACTCACACCTGTGTTGTTGCATCACAGATATCTGACTCGCTGGTCCATTGATTCAGTGAAGCCCATCTATAGGACggggctgaagtggtgtaaaaaCCGCATCTCAGTCGGCCACCCAGCTCTCAGAAACAACGTACAGTACGGCAAAAAAATCCTCTACCTGAAACATTGATGACCTGGGGGCATGTCAACTCACAGCAGCAGGAGTCAGTGTGGGCGGGACAGAGATGGGGGTACAACAGTTCTATTGGACGTCCTTCCTTGTAGTACTCCTGGCCCATTTGGAGCTCCATTGACTTTGAGAACTAGCCATTGGAAAAGCTGGGGGAGCATCTGTATTTGTCCAGCCTATTTATCTATTGGTGGACATTGCCCATTGGAAACCCATTCTGTCATTTGACCTTTTTGAAGATGCCCTGAAACAAAACTATTAAAGTCCACATTtaggggctctattcaatccgcatcGCGGCAGTTCAGCTCTACAGCGTGAtgacattttaaaggcaatgttccagcTTTAccagagactgcattcacggtaaccgctgcatatgtcagctcaatcgggcattacctttacatttctattgcggaatctgtaacgcttcagcaatacagattgaatagagcccttgcTGTAAGATCAATTGGGTCAGTATTGCACTGTTTTGATGTAGGTGGGATGTTGTACTTCAAGACAACCCAGATGTGCAAATAAAACGGATCTGCTTTTTCTCCCTCCACCATGTGTGTTTGCATGAGTGTGGAAGTAAGCATTTACTGGGCCTATTGACAGAAATGAACCAAGTGCATGTGGAGGTAAATCACAAATAATTAATGATTTTAGTTTGTTTATTTACTTTAAATAACAGTAAAGAAACATCTCTTGcataaatagaactgttttgggTGGGGATAGAACACTGCTTGCTCAGATGAGAGGTTTATGATGATTCTCAGTTTAGATAAGTGGTAGGTGTTGGCTCCAGCTCTGGATCTCACTGGCTCTTTAAAGCATGAAGGGCAGGTCCAGGTTCTTCAGTCCGTCGCCCATGTAGATGTATCCGTGCTGGGGGGTCATGGGTACGTGGAACGAGGTCAGGCCCAGCCACAGCATGCTACGGATCACACACACTGTGCTGCCACGCTCAAACTGCAAGCTCCACGACCCTATACACACAAGTATATGGGTTATGAAGATTATCACACAAACTGCTGCTCGTCCATGACCTTTCATAAACAGAGACCATGTACAGGTCTCACATTACTCCCTCATTCATTGAATCCACTCTTCCCTATGTAAAGAAGTCTACACAGCAAAAAGGTAACAGTTGGCTGATAGCTCAATAATTTAGAAGGGTTTACTAAGTCCTTTCCCTGACTCTAAATATCAGGGTGGCCTGGCGGAGCAGCTGTCTGCTCATGGCCATCACCCATAGCCAGAGAACACTGTTCATGCTGAATGGGAGCCTAGCAGAATTCTCTCACCGCAGATTCACTGCACCATTAATCAGGAGGCTCCAGGACTTCTTGGAAATAATTAATTAATCTGTAACCTCCCAATTATCAAAGCATTAAACATGAAATGAAACCTTGTGCCAGAGCTATCTAGGAACAGCGATTCCAGTAAATTGTGTCAGTTTTTTTGATACTGTTTTTCTCATATTTCAGTTTCACAATGCTATGGGGTGGGAAATTAATTGAAACCTTTTGCAAGAGATATCTAGAAACAGACTCCAGAAATAGGGTCTATTGGGAGGTGTTTGACAATGCTCTTTGTCTATGGGGAGAGATTCATCTTCCATGACCCAAAGACACTCCTGCCAGGTTGATGTGATTTGGGAAGCTGTTCAGTGATGGTGTCCAGATAAGTGTACTTTCCACTGAAACACACTGGCGGTTTCAAACTCACATGTGGCGTAGGGAGGAACCCAATGGGAGAACAGGCATGGAAGGGGTATTGGCATAAATCAGAAGTCGATAACAGCAACTGTTGCCACATACTTCCAGGCAAGTCTGGAGGATCGCTGTGGTGAGAGGGGTAGCTTCACTCAGAGATACCAGAGGAAAGCACTTTCGGTGGAGATCCATCATTTTGTCCTTAAACTGTCTTTAGTCTGGGTCTCTCGCTCCCTTCAGCAAAGGCTTGAGGCCTGGCCCTTAAGTTCTCAGTGAGGATGATGCTGTCACTGGGACAGCTGTGTAATGTAAGCTGGTTTGGGAAAGCTTCACGCGCaggcacacacattcacacaccgCAGAGATGCTCATCCCTTTGAAATGAACAGCTGTGATGTTTTAGACAGATACTGCTGTGTGAGCCTCTATCACTTTTCCACAGCACCCACACCACAAACAAATTGTGATACATGTCTGTCTAGACAAACTACAGTTTGATATCATCCAGATATAaactgacagactgaccaggggaaaTCTATGATCCGTTAttgttgtcacttgttaaatccacttaaatcggtgtagatgaaggggaggaaatgggtaaaaaaaaaaaagatttaagcCATAAGACACTTTTGTcgttctctcaaccatcttcatgaggaatgattttccaacagtcttgaaggagttcccatatgctgagcacttgttggctgcttttcattcactctgcggtccaactcatcccaaaccatctcaattgggttgaggtcgggtgatctgatgcagcaccatcactctccttcttggtcaaatagcccttacacagcctggaggtgtgtttggggtcattgtcatattgaaaaacaaatgatagtcccactaagcgcaaaccagatgggatggtgtatcgctgcagaatgctgtggtagccttgctgattaagtgtgccatactctgtgtctcacaaagatgcggcggttggaaccaaaaatctcaaatttggacttatcagaccaaaggacagatttccaccgatctaatgtttcttcttcttattggtgtcctttagtggtggtttctttgcagcaattataccatgaaggcctgattcacgcagtctcctctgaacagttgatgttgagatgtgtctgttacttgaactctgaagcattcaTTTGGGCTGCGATCTGTGGTGCAGTTAActagtgaacttatcctctgcagcagaggtaactctgtcttcctttcctgtggcggtcctcatgagagccagtttcatcatagctcatAGCTctcatggtttttgcgactgcacttgaagaaactttcaaagttcttgaaattatccagattgactgaccttcatgtcttcaagtaatgatggactgtcgtttctctttgcttatttgagctgttcttgacataatatggacttgatcttttgccaaatagggctgtcttctgtataccacaacacaacttattggctcaaatgcgttcagaaagaaagaaatttaataaggcacacctgttaattgaaatgcattccaggcaactacctcatgaagctggttgagagaatgccaagagtgtgtaaagctgtcatcaaggcaaagggtaactatttgaagaatctcaaatataaaatatattttgatttgtttaacagtttttgcttactacatgattccatatgtg
This genomic interval carries:
- the LOC120019027 gene encoding 39S ribosomal protein S18a, mitochondrial-like, which encodes MAARCVLGYIWTSLSGFKCVASSSNMSAFQRKTRCPQLSVFGNIQSRGIRHIVEKKEGKTTIIEGTTEDTPSRPQPPNATAQCPIYRWNLQNKYNYTDVLLLSQFIRSDGGMLPRRVTGLCAQEHRKIAICVQMAHRAGLLPDHKPTLPEGHIPKKPKPQLNRYLTRWSIDSVKPIYRTGLKWCKNRISVGHPALRNNVQYGKKILYLKH